Part of the Polyodon spathula isolate WHYD16114869_AA chromosome 30, ASM1765450v1, whole genome shotgun sequence genome, GTTTTAAAGATCACATCAGGGAATTGCATAGACCCTCCTGTCAATGCCTCTccctcagtccacattaacaaagaGATACATGTCTTATTGATACTATTCTTAGATCTCTGTGTGCTGCTCATTAAGACTGAACCACACATGCTTGACTGTGCTGTTTGTACattgcaattgtattttttattgtttctaggacccccttgtaaataaAGTCTGGGTAAACctctttgttaaataataaaataaaaataacaacaaaaaagttagaaaaaaatatttccaaatctaaATTTAGAGTAATTGTTCTAACCCTGTTTACAAGAACATATTGTTCTCATACACACActtcaaacaattaattaaaaaagcaacagaaaaaaagcagaaaatcacCCCCTAACTTTCTTACCAAGGATGTTCTGATAATGGCATCCACGACAGCGTTAAACACATTCTGCGGGAGGCGCAGAAGCGTCGTCCCACTGTCGACAATGGCTTTGTCAGTGTTGTACTGAAATGAGAAAGAGGTACAGAACAATGCAACAGCTTTGTGAGCCCAGGCCTTGAAGGAACAACTTCTCCAATGGAAGCCTCTGTTGGGAGGAAGGCTTTAGAGAGGAATGCAAGGcactgttcaaaaaaaaaaaaattactttcgattttttttttttttttgtccttaacTTTGAAAAGATATTCAAGCTCTGTTCAAAACAGACAATGCAAGCAGCAGGCTCTTACACAATACATACATGGTATTGCCAAACTGGCAAACAGCTCCTAGAAAACAAAGCCTGGCCATTCaggaacacaaataaaacacgaCCTAGACATGGAAAGTTAACCAGTTTGCATTTAGGCATTTATCACCTGTGcaagtaaattgttttttttttcccttaatgaacaaatgttttaataaaatacatgtataataaacacagggaaaacaaaatatggttaaaaaaaacaaggcgAACAAGGATAGTGGATTTtcaaatttgattattttaacaAGTAGCttcaatttcttttctttttatacacattttattgaaTAGCCTTGGTCTTTCCATTTAAACTGTGTGACTGTATCGACAGAGAGTAGGTGAGGCTGGAACAGTGGAAAGGTCCCGTTGCCACATGAATGCAATGAGAAAGGCTGTTCAGGCCCATTTGGGGTTTAAGACAGGCTTCATGGCAGATTAATTTAAAGGCATATTTACAGGAGTGTGCCTGTTTAGACAATACTAACCCCCCTTaaagtgcaatacagtacatacctCTTGACAGTCAAGGTTTAAATTCTGGCCCCCAACCTCTAGCTTAAGGACCTCCACCTGGTAATACCATTCCTCCTTAATGGGGGTGTACCATATAGACCCCTTGTACAGAGTTGGTTCAATCCCACCCATGACCTGAAAAGAGAACATACATACTTATATGAGCAATGCCACCAACTTATGAATacaaaagcgttttttttttgttttgtttaattgtatatgCTACTGTATCTGATGCAATACAAATAAGGATCAATCTGGGTGAATGAATGGGGAAGGGGAACTCATTTGGAGAACACATGATTACAACTTGTTCTggtacatgtaaaatgtacaagGCACTATGAAAAATATATGCTTTCAGGAATACCATCATTTTAAACCCAGGCAAATAGAAATACATGTCTAATATCTAACTACAGCCTACAAAGTAGGAGTAATTTTGAAGTCCTGACTCCATTGTACGTGCTTGAGAtactaaatacaaatgcaaataccCTTTCCATTTCGATTGCCCTTATATTACTAACTGGAAGAACACCAAGCCAGGTACATCTCATCCTCCCAGCACAGATCACATGGCTTACTGCAGGGTTCCTCAAGTGGAAGAACACCAAGCCAGGTACATCTCATCCTCCCAGCACAGACCACATGGCTTACTGCAGGGTTCCTCAAGTGGAAGAACACCAAGCCAGGTACATCTCATCCTCCAAGCACAGATCACATGGCTTACTGCAGGGTTCCTCAAGTGGAAGAACACCAAGCCAGGTACATCTCATCCTCCAAGCAAAGATCACATGGCTTACTGCAGGGTTCCTCAAGTGGAAGAACACCAAGCCAGGTACATCTCATCCTCCCAGCACAGACCACATGGCTTACTGCAGGGTTCCTCAAGTGTAAGAACACCAAGCCAGGTACATCTCATCCTCCCAGCACATATCACATGGCTTACTGCAGGGTTCCTCAAATGGAAGAACACCAAGCCAGGTACATCTCATCCTCCCAGCACAGACCACATGGCTTACTGCAGGGTTCCTCAAGTGGAAGAACACCAAGCCAGGTACATCTCATCCTCCAAGCACAGATCACAGGGCTCACTGTATCATTTCAGGACTGATGGAAGTCTCATGGGATACTGAAGCTTACACTACCCATTCCTTCACTCCAGTCCAATTTCCAGCATATCTTAATTATAATATACCTGATTACTACAAGATCAGTTATTGCTGGTACTTGAACACAATCGTCATGAAGAATTTTGATTTAGAAAACACAACTAATATTCCGATTTGGTAACCTGAAAACTTTTCAGAAGAAGTTTATAAGCATGTGATCATGCTCTAATATCTCAGTTCACCTTTTCTGATTCTGATCACCCTTTACACCAGTGCTTTAAGGGTTATTAAACTCCAGGCTTGCCTCTCATTAGCTAACCTAACAACACTGTCCCAACAAGTCCCTTacagttttgtagtttctttgtttgGGAGACTTTCCTTTCACCCTGACTCGTGTAAAAGCCTGTTTTTCCTGCTGTTAGGTAATTCTAACCCTTTCTATCAACGCTGTACATGGTAAGCTACAGTATGCAGGCCAGGAGTGTCCTATTACTGTACCTGTGACATAAAATGTTAAAGAGGAAGAGGCAATCAAGAGCTACCAACCTCATTGCAGTGCTGCAGCCGAGAGGCACGTTGTCCAATTCTAAATGCGCCAGTAACAGCAACACCTCCAGGAGCATCTACATATAAACCCAATCCTGACAATTACCCCAAACCTATAGCCTACTCCTACACTACAGTCACTACAGATAGATCTGCATATCAAACCCTTTTCACTTCAAACAACATCACAGAGAATGTCTCGCTCCTTGTTTTAAAGCCCGGACGCCCTGCTGCCTTCAGCCCATCCCATTAAACTTCCCTGAGAGTGAAGCACTGCCGGCAGCAGCGAGTCTCACTTACCAGACCACCTCCCAGGGGATCCAAAGTGCTGGAAGCTGACATTCCTGCTCCGCACATCTGCAGGGAGAACATGTCTGGGATCCCAGTCTGCCTCACCAGAGAGTCAAAGAAAGGCTCCACTGAACTGTCCGGCTGCAGAAATAGACACGGGAGCAGTTAATACGTTGCTCTTCCAATACACAAACCAGAACTGACACTGTTTTCACACACCATTCCGTTTTACTATTCACTTCTGCACTTGTTAATGCGCAGTCCCTCCTTGTTGCTTCACAATGGGGAAACTAGTACAGAAATGAACAGTAACAAAATGATTAGCTTGCAGACTGAACACTGTATTTGACAGTGCATTAAACACCATTTCATCTGAAAAAAATCTTACAGCATGACAGGCATATGAATATAGGGAGAAGGAAGCTGTTAGCTAATGTTCTCTGGTTCTCAAGAGTCTCTAAAGCTGAAGTGCAGTACACTTTTCAATGATTTAATCTTTACTTTACATGGTTTACCCAGTTCATTGAAATCCTCcctttccaaataataataataacaacaacaacaataacaataataattggggggtaaaatgttatcagtatatcTGAAATAAGACTCTCTTTATTCACAACTCATCATTCTGTTCAACCTTGAAAACATCCAGCTGCTAGAAAATTACAGAAGCACTGCCGTGTTAATCACACAGCAAGAAACATATGTGTTGCTTGCAACCTTGTTGCTACCCCAAGCACCAGCAACTACCCACATCCCTCTGCTGGTCAAACCAGTATACTGTGCATGAAGGTTTCACAGGGCGTAAACTGGAGAGGTGATACAGTTCTGTATATTATATCATTGTATTACAATCAGCAGGATCTgtccatatacacacacacattttacacacacatgtatatatacacacacacacacattttacacacacatgtatatatacacacacacacacacacatggtgttgtacacacacatgtgtgtgtgtttacatacatagtgtgtgtacatacacaccacatgtgtgtgtacacacacacacgacacacaatgttgtacacacactgtgtgtatacacatgtgtgtgttgTACACTTTGTTGTGTAACTAAATGTGTGGTGTtttacacacacatgtacatatatgtgtgtgtgtacacaatgtgtgtgtacacacacatgtatatacaccacacacacatgtttacacatgtgtttatatatatgtgtggtgtgttgttttacacacacatgtatatatacacacacacacacatatgtgtacacatgtgtgtgtatatacaatgtgtgtgtgtattatatgtgtggtgtgtgtgttgtacacacacacacacacacattttacacacacatgtatatatacacacacacacattttacacacacatgtatatatacacacacacacacattttacacacacatgtatacaatacacacacattttacacacacatgtatatatacacacacacacacattttatgcacaatgaatgcagggggtcaaaataaacCGGCGATCAGCGCAATCCACCTCCTAACACTGTACTTGTGCCAGCATTATTTATCTGTTATTACTTGTGCCagcattattttctgttattatcattcagtccattttgtGTCGTATTATTGTAATGTAAGGTGATATATGacagctatacatatgcacaacaaatgtgtgttccttttgttgtgatattgtaaCAATACGTaaccaggtgcttgtgagagatattggggggttcatatatagaggctgtacgcctttaagaagaatgGCGTGATGCCATATCAGCTGAAcattgtcagctgacatacaaatgcttaagtgcagaggtgctggattattacacttatttttttatgtattttataggGAAGGGTTAGCATACCACAGTTCCTGTTTAACAGGATCATTGCGTTGCAAACTTCACATTGTGACTAGCAAAGGCTTATCAGAAGGGCACACACTGGTACAGGATATACACCACGTGGCACGTGAAGACTCGCACCAGTCATTTGTTATGGAggtctcacgctctctctctctctctctctctctctctctctctctctctctctctctctctctctctctctctctctctctctctctctctctctctctctctctctctctctctctctctctctctctctctctctctctctctctctctctctctctctagtattTTAAACTGGTAGTAAACTGGAGCTGACCAGGAACAATCCTCTACCAGGTGTGTGGGAGaggccttgtgtgctgtgagtgaggagggggagctcccgtttttgttctaattttattaaatttttgttttacagtgttttattttggctttaatctgttttcagtaaaggaaaaaaaacagtttaatattgatttttttaatgagccttttattgtgttctgtttttaaggagaaaacgatctctctctctcttctctctctctctctctctctctctctctctctctctctcataatcAAGGGTATTTATGAATGTTATTCTGGGGACACTTCAGTTTGTCCCAAGAAGCAACATAACTCAAAACCTTATTTGCCAATGAGGAAGTAATTATCCACATGTACATCATTCTGTGCGTCACGCTCGCAGGCACACTGCAGAGAAACTTTACCCTAGCCAGCATTTTGTAGGCCAGCCCCAGAATCCCTTGCCAGTTCACTCTGGGCAAGAAGAAATTCTCAGATTGCAGAATAGTGGCAACGTTGACGGTGACGGTGCCATTGGGTCCCTTCGGAATGGTGACGATGTCTGTGCCAAGCTTGCCCACCCAGTTTCCTTTTGTGTATCTCACAGAGACATCCATTCCAGAGGACTGGTATGAACTGGAGCTGGGGAACAGAGCACATAATCGCTGACACCTCTGTGCAGGGACGGAAAGAACAATTCCActgatcaagcttgtattaaaacctggaatggatgaaactgctatgcaataggggtcttattATGGATACAAGAAACATAAGATACTGAACAGCCTCCCACAGCTAATCAAAGAAGAAGCAGGTACTTCATTTCTAATGCAGACCATTCTAAGCAGCAAGCAAAATGGTCAACCAAACTCAGTGCTTCAGCACCACTTAAACCGTTCTTACAAGCTTGACAGCCACATCTGGCATTCCCAGTGCTAAGGATCTCTCAGTTTGTATTGTCAGTGATCACATTTTCCATGTAATTATTTGTACACCTTTGCTGAGAGATGGCTTTCTTCCAGAATGACTCTGCTTTTCACACCACGATGCTGTCAGTTTTAGATCATATATAACTCTTGAAAGCAGATACCTCCCCACTTTCTATTTAGCACTGCATTCCAGCCCTGtaagtggaggaggaggagtcgCCGTAGTCCCCTTTGCAATTTTCTCTGCTAATTACTACCTGCTCCATGGCTGGGGTTTGACACACTCTAGGAAAAACAGCACATTGTCTTTAGCTACGTGagccaaagaaaataaaaggctcCAATTACAGAGAGAGCGCCTATCTCACTTCTATCACCATGCTGCTGCTACATTCTGAGAGCACCACCCTGTACagaagagagagacacagacccaGTGTGTCTTTGTTTGAaatttaaaggagtgctaaccaaggtgtgtgtgtttttttttttcttacttcctGTTAGCACTATCAGAATGATCACTggctttttcttctgttgaagatctctTTGTTCTGCTTGTATTTCAAactttaaatatgcaaatatctGAAAGACAACACTATAATGAAAATCACTGCTGCTTCCTTGTACCCTAATCGCATCATCACAGAATAAGAACCAGGaagcaggtgtttattacaggtttGTTTAGCAAAAGGGGGGCCAGCAAAACTACTGATAAAGCTCAGAAAGAACAAGGACAAACTTTCTGTGGCTTTTCTACTTACAGTTTCGAATTGAAGAAGTGAGTAATGTAGGGGTCAGGAGCACCAGCCACTGCAAAGTTACTGCTCCCTGTGTCTACCAGTACATTCAgctgtgaagaagaaaaaagaaaaggattgaTACCAACACAGGTTCTGAACACATACATGAGAGCCCATACTGTGACAAGGGGAACACAAAGAACACATCTGAAGTGAAATCTCACACAAGCTTAGGTCAAGAGTGCAGATAAAACTGTTTCAAGGTCCTGTACCCTTCCTATAAAACACTGACTATGTGTCttggtaaaatatgtataaattgAACACACAGGGACAGCACCTCTCCATTCAAGTGTGCAGACTCAGACTGGAAAGGGCTTCTAGCACAGGAACCTTTTCACGCAAGACATGAGCTAGATCTTCGGAATAAGAAATAAAACGCTACGGGACAAGCAGGGAGGGAGGAAAGATGAAGCCGTGTGGCTGTACAGTAGGCTGTGAAACGCACAGACCTCTTACTTTATTTCTGCTTAGCAGTCCTGCTGTCATTCCATGCattctgagaaaaaaattatactgtacatgtgtacaTACAACTTACAGGCTTTTAATAGAAAAATGATTTaagataaaatgttttattttcactcgGCCACACTGATCCCTGCAAGTCATCCGCCTAAAATCATAGAATTTGCAATGGAACATTTCCAAATTGTAAATTGAACACAGTGAACACTTACTGTACACCCCAGTCACACTTATGCACTGCAGGTAAGTGCTCCATCATCTCATTTTGAAAGCGTGACTAAATATGTTTTGCAGATTGCATTGTGTTCTCAAAGCTCTTTCTTCCACATCACGTTATATTTTGCTGTTACAAAAGGTCTTCAAGCAAGCTGGGACGCTGCTTATAAAATTACTCCCCCATCGATTCTCTAAATCAAATCTTCATTGATGGCAAAGAAAGCAAAAGACAAAACCCTAACGCTGTCGCATGCTGCAAGACCAGAAACGCAAGATAAAGTGAATAAACGACAGAAGGTAGTAAAAGGGTGTGAGGAGACTGCAGAAGAGGCTGCCCCTGATCCCAATGTCGAGCTGCTGCAGGGTATTCCTAATGCTTAGGCAGTGCTCGCTCTGAACTGCTTTTACCCTTGCATATGCACAGTCAGCATGCCCAGCTAATCTATGCCTCGCAGCACTAATTGGCAGACGCCGAGCAAAAGATGCTGCATCTGTTAGCTGTTTGTAGAGATTAGCAGATGCGAACCACTCCAGTGACACAGTGTCTTCTTGAACAGGTTAACAGATGCTGTAATTTGCAGCTCATTGCAATGCTGGCTCGTTTAGCACGAAGACTCCTAATTACATCACAGGTACGGCTGCTTTCTTTTGCAACCTCAGGGAGTCAGCTGTGCTAAAGCAGAAATCTGGAGCgctaacaacacacacacacacacacacacacacacacacacacacacacacacacacacacacacacacacacacacacacacacacacacacacacacacacacacacacacacacacacacacacacacacacacacacacacacacacacacacacacacacacacacacacacacacacacacacacacacacacaggcaatgGCAACAACTCCTGGAGAAGTAACAATGCAAAATGGTATTGCgctagttttatatattttgttcccCTTTCAGATAAACAGATCAATACTGCTGcggcttcattaaaaaaaaaaaaacatgacagttgtactaaaaataaacttaaatatacGAGCAAGCGTGAAAATCTTAAAAGGTTTAGTTTGCCCTTCTGTTCGGTATATTGGTCTCAAATATGCACTTTAGAAAGACGAATGTATTTGATGAATGTCTGAtattaaaacacactgttttggttaagtgacttgctcagggtcacacactgagtcagtggatgagctgggatttgaactggggaactcttggttacaagcctgtttcattaaccactggaccacacagcctcctaaaaaGACAGAAGACAACTGAGGAATATCCACAAACACCAGTAAAAGAATGTTCTCCATTCTCAGGATCAATCTGGAATAACCCACTTCTTAACTAGAAAGTAAACCTACAGTCGCTCAAGTCCAGATTAAAGAGTTAATCCAGTCCTTTCTCCTGCTGCACACAGTATGTGATTACTGTACACCAGTTTGAGGGCACTGCTTGTGACATTTTGTCTAGTTTCAACCCAGAACAAACtaggaattgaaaaataaaagtttatgtTAAAGACAGTGACAAATGTTTCTATTTCTGCTGCATTTTTCCAACACTTAAAGCTGCCGATTGTCAATAGAATACGTTCTCTAGTGTCGGCCAAATGCAGTGCATTCAgccttatttttttcattaaattgctCAGGAGCAGCAGTTGTGGCAGGTTCTTACACACAATGACAAGCATGTTTGCCAAACAATTCAGACAGGGTTGGGTCAATTCCCCttccttttcaaaatcaattcccAGCATCAATTCCCTTTCAATCAATTCTAACCAAGAcggattaaaagggaattggaattgggaaattgtttttttaaaaggacttggaattgaaaaaaaggaatcACCCAACCCTGGATATGTCGGTCATTTGTGAGTTCTTAAGGAACCCCTTGTTCTACAAACCTGGAACTTTGCTTGTTTCATTCCCCCGCAATTGTGAAGCAAGATAAAAACCAATGCAAGAAGTTACAAGCCCTGCAAGCTTTCACAAAAACTGGCATCCTAACAAAAAGGTATAACACagtatgtgtgctgtgctgcagcgAGTGCACCAAATGAGGAGGCAGAAACTGGCGGCATGCTGTTAGAACTGTACAAACCGCAGCGGGGCTGCAAGACACAGTTCTGCACAAGGACAACCTCCGGCACCCGGATTGCTGGTGAAAGCAAAAGCTTTTTTCAACCCCCTTGTTTCATTAATCCTCATCAGCTGCCTCTATAACTCCTGGGCAGACTCATGGTAGATCATGTGAGATCATGCGAGATCATGCCAGGCAGAAATAAAGGAGCTTAAAGCCAGGAGCATGGCTCTCAGCAGCAAAAGattccttttattttataatagaaaaaaaaaaaagatatgcattGATCaatggaagaaaacaaatgtatgctTTCCCTACTGATCCATGCTTATACATAATTTAGGGCTACAGCTAGACCTGGGCTCAATTCCAATTGTAATTGTGTCATTTGTAATtgaaattacaatgcaattgAACTTCAGCACACCTGCTGAACTGTACACACAGCTGATCAACTCCAGTTCAATTCACACCTTTCCAAGTTTAATCACTCACAGTTCCATGTCGTGTTTTACATTGAGCGGACATTCTTCTTGTATTTTCACCTGCTTTTAGTGActccatttgtttgaaaaacaaacaaaaaaaaagttctatgtTATGTTTCTGCATTTGTACCTGCCATTGGTGCTTGCTAGAATAAGCATGTTAATGTGTGGGGCTATTTGTAACTTTTGAGTGCAAGTGTAATTATAATTGAATTACTGCAGCATCATTTCAACTAATTGCAatgaaacaaaacagcattggaATTGTAACTGCAATTTCAGCATTAAATTCTGCTGTGATTAGAATGGCTACAGCGGAGACACCTGCCCATCTGTATGTCACCCTTCAGATTGTACATCTCTCTACAGAAGAGCTTATCCAACACATTTTTATCCAAAGTTATTATTAACAGCACCTGGGGACACACGGAGGGGTCTctatgtcacacttgcatttacACTTACATCTAGAGAACCAGCTGTGATGAAAGGATATGAGTGGATCATAACCTGGGGGCACCTGTTCATATGTTACACCTTTAAGAGTGGCTGACACTTCACTTTTATCAACGCCCGGTAGTCAAGTATGAACCAACCTTCCCTTTACCATTGTGAGGGATGTTGGCATGGTGATAGAGATTAAGCATGTGAGTGACAGTGTACAACCTAGGCTGGGTAGAACCTCACTGACTTTAAATAGAGATCTTAAACTTAAACATTAGGGTTTACTTGACTAAATGCAGTGTTCAACCTCATAGCTTCATAGCTCAATTCATTGTTTTATAGTTTACACTgcagggacagaaataagactcctactgaatacaggtttcacccattccaggttttaaagcATGTGTGATCAGTCACAGTGTATAgagaacaagctcaggtgagtttAAACTctaactcataataaaaccaggaatagatcagactgctatgcaacgggagtcttgttTTTATCCCCGAGTACTGTAATactgctgtgtgttccagtggttaaagaaaagggcttgtaaccaggaggtccccggttcaaatccggctcactcactgactcactgtgtggcccGGAGCAAGTCACATTTaaaactccttgtgctccgtctttcgggtgagacgttgttgtaagtgactctgcagttgacgCATACAGTTCACGCACCCTAATCTCTGTACATCGCCTTGGATAAGGCGTCtactaaacaaacagcaacacCCCTAAAACAAAATCCAGGAGACAGCAAAAAAGAGGTTCTAGAAGCAATCTAATCTAGCAATAACCTGACGTGAAAATTCGAATCTCCAATGTATCAGCGTGATAATCTCCACCTGTGTGAAGACAGCTACAGCAACGGGTATACAGGTTACATGCATTTCAACAGCTTCACGCTGCTTTTCTTATCGCGACAACCACTACACCCCCGTCACAAGTACTGTATCATATTGAAcagaaagcacattttaacaATTCCTGTAGCAGGAGCCTAAACCAATCTTAAATAAACGATTGCCATATTGCGACTTGTATGTTAATCCCATCTGTCGAAAGTGTGGGTATGGTTTTCACGTTTGTAAGTTACTAAAAGTCAGTATAACACGatttgcaataataaataaatcaataaataaataagttcagtaaatacataaattacattCCTTACCGTTTGAGACGGAGTTCCCAGTAACATCTCTATATAATAGCCACGACCTGAGTCTCCTTGTAAGTTGTTGACCATTTGCAAAAAGTTAACTTTCCCACTGGGGTCTGTTGCCAAAGAAATCCCATTTGTCGAACTAGATTCATTTTTCTCCAAAGAACTGAAATCTATGTCCACGGACGAATTGAAGTTTCCAGGGTAAATCTTTAGGGGGAAAGTGAACTTCGAGTTACAAGTACTGGGAAAGAAAACCATCGCAAACAGTAACGAAAACGTTTTCATTTCAACTACACTCTCTCAGtgcaaaacaataagaaatatcCCAAGCATCCGCTAAACGCAGATTCCCTTTAATTTCAAACTTCTTCACGTTGTTCAGTACTATAGCGATTCATGCTGTTCAACTGTCTATATCGTGCTGAGCATTTTCGTCAGAAACTTTTCTGTATGCCCGTTGAAACTTCAACACTGAGGAATGTTTGCTAAAGAACTTCCGAAACACATGTGACGGATATGACGCCTTGAAATTTAATTTGACAACAAAGGGGGAGGAGAGTAAGGGTTAAATGCCTTTAAAGGGCGAAGCCGGGATAAAGATTTAAGACTGCCGTCTAAATGAACGCTGCACGTCTGCTGTGCAGATTGAAACATAGCATGCTTGCATTGGGTTTCTATGAAATGTGTCAAGCTTATTAATACATAATCTTTTTTTCACACAGGTATATTACACAGTACTGTCCAGTCCGACCATTTAGTATTctccaaacaagctcaaagccaggtgtAGGAAGATTTAGAGACAAATGTGGAGCAACAAAACCACGAAGCACCCAGAATGATGGCAAAACATTCAAACTGCATTTAAAGCTACTGACTTAAAAACAGGTGCTCCATCTTCTAGTTTAGACTCCATTTAACTGTGGGCTCAATGAGAACAAAGCAGGAGTCTTATCAGGATGGTAACACAACAGGTTATACAATtacaaaggagagagagagagagagatcaacaaAGCAAAACCCAGTGAAAcctaaataaatcataataaaagcATCCTCACgaatcaataataaataataaaatgcatgctaaaaaaggaaacaaaccTAAGAGCACAGATCAATCTCCATTAGAGCAGAAAAGCTGTTGAAATGGAACTAATTAAATGTGATGTTGTGAGAAATGGGGATTCCTTCAGTTTCTCagcatatatacagtgtgtgtaaaaacaCAGGGACTGCATTAGATATAATAGCTGGTGAAGTATTCATTACTTGCCCATATGTTTCATGCATTAGTCATTTGTGCTAACAGCTTACCTATAGGTGGCAT contains:
- the bace2 gene encoding beta-secretase 2, with amino-acid sequence MKTFSLLFAMVFFPSTCNSKFTFPLKIYPGNFNSSVDIDFSSLEKNESSSTNGISLATDPSGKVNFLQMVNNLQGDSGRGYYIEMLLGTPSQTLNVLVDTGSSNFAVAGAPDPYITHFFNSKLSSSYQSSGMDVSVRYTKGNWVGKLGTDIVTIPKGPNGTVTVNVATILQSENFFLPRVNWQGILGLAYKMLARPDSSVEPFFDSLVRQTGIPDMFSLQMCGAGMSASSTLDPLGGGLVMGGIEPTLYKGSIWYTPIKEEWYYQVEVLKLEVGGQNLNLDCQEYNTDKAIVDSGTTLLRLPQNVFNAVVDAIIRTSLIQQFSSGFWTGTKLACWTKGETQWSFFPKISIYLRGMNANQSFHITILPQLYIQLVADVDDTLECYRFGITSSTSGLVIGATVMEGFYVTFDRAQKKIGFAVSTCAEKNGSPLSEIGGPFLASDISSNCAETPAIREPVLWIISYALMGLCAFILIILVILLLVPCRHGDDTEGGVTDESSLIRHRFK